One genomic region from Oryzias melastigma strain HK-1 linkage group LG19, ASM292280v2, whole genome shotgun sequence encodes:
- the phf5a gene encoding PHD finger-like domain-containing protein 5A, with product MAKHHPDLIFCRKQAGVAIGRLCEKCDGKCVICDSYVRPCTLVRICDECNYGSYQGRCVICGGPGVSDAYYCKECTIQEKDRDGCPKIVNLGSSKTDLFYERKKYGFKKR from the exons ATGGCTAAACATCATCCAGATTTGATCTTTTGTAGAAAACAAGCCGGAGTTG CTATCGGGAGACTTTGCgaaaaat GCGATGGAAAGTGTGTCATCTGTGATTCGTACGTGAGGCCGTGCACGCTGGTGCGCATCTGCGACGAGTGTAACTACGGCTCCTATCAGGGACGCTGCGTGATCTGTGGCGGTCCCGGAGTGTCTGACGCCTACTACTGCAAAGAGTGCACCATTCAGGAGAAAGAC cgcGACGGATGTCCGAAAATCGTGAACTTGGGCAGCTCCAAAACCGATCTGTTTTACGAGAGGAAGAAGTACGGCTTTAAGAAGAGGTGA
- the tefa gene encoding TEF transcription factor, PAR bZIP family member a, with amino-acid sequence MTTEIPEIFRALLEHPFTLPNFEDNDTDKEKLGLGENADLGGGGSDMGPSAALTPAIWDKTIPYDGETFHLEYMDLEEFLMENGIPTSPDEDAEEVNVVEKAKVTASSQSKVAKPAKGSPVTLMPIQELDKCDDEVVIINKTDADATCDVITEVTTSKDRVTPDPINPDEIEIDVNYDPDPTDLVLSSVPGGELFDPRKHKFSEEELKPQPMIKKAKKVFVPEEQKDEKYWQRRKKNNMAAKRSRDARRLKENQITVRAAFLERENAALRSEVAELRKECGRYKNVVGHYEAKFGTLAVPDDE; translated from the exons atgacaaccgAAATCCCGGAGATCTTCAGGGCTCTGCTCGAGCACCCCTTCACTCTGCCAAACTTTGAGGATAATG ACACCGACAAGGAGAAGCTCGGCCTCGGAGAGAACGCCGACCTGGGCGGAGGAGGGAGCGACATGGGGCCTTCGGCCGCGCTGACCCCCGCCATCTGGGACAAGACCATTCCCTACGATGGCGAGACCTTCCACCTGGAGTACATGGACCTGGAGGAGTTCCTCATGGAGAACGGGATCCCCACCTCGCCCGACGAGGACGCGGAGGAAGTCAACGTGGTAGAGAAAGCGAAGGTCACGGCTTCCTCGCAGTCCAAGGTTGCCAAGCCGGCGAAAGGGTCTCCGGTGACTCTGATGCCCATTCAGGAGCTGGACAAGTGTGACGACGAAGTGGTGATCATCAACAAGACGGACGCAGACGCCACGTGTGACGTTATAACAG AGGTCACCACCTCCAAGGACAGAGTGACGCCCGACCCGATAAACCCGGACGAGATCGAGATCGATGTGAACTACGACCCCGACCCCACAGACCTGGTGCTGTCCAGCGTTCCTGGAGGGGAGCTGTTCGACCCGCGCAAGCACAAGTTCAGCGAGGAGGAGCTGAAGCCGCAGCCCATGATCAAGAAGGCCAAGAAGGTGTTTGTGCCCGAGGAGCAGAAG GACGAAAAATACtggcagaggaggaagaagaacaacatgGCGGCTAAACGCTCGCGGGACGCCCGCAGGCTGAAAGAAAACCAAATCACGGTTCGGGCCGCTTTCTTAGAGCGGGAGAACGCGGCGCTGAGGTCGGAGGTCGCCGAGCTGCGGAAGGAGTGCGGCCGATACAAGAACGTCGTGGGTCACTACGAGGCCAAGTTTGGAACCCT TGCGGTGCCAGATGACGAGTAG